The following proteins are co-located in the Heptranchias perlo isolate sHepPer1 chromosome 30, sHepPer1.hap1, whole genome shotgun sequence genome:
- the LOC137300114 gene encoding heat shock protein beta-11-like → MLSCRAFHASRLCQQPVYTLWPVPHTVFEPFECNRWQQVEEARKSMNFMNQVLEELAKEFWEERPRNQSIKPDNNKEGKRQSEGQVGDGFFLSLDVQRFSPEELKVKVLGRKVLVTGKHEKKNDDGSGCYSYKYEEFRREFQLPEDVDAQALNCCLSQDGRLKVQAPRLALPAVNERTVPINITSDTTTTPRLNPGKEAQKQESGKDEENKKEAETKENS, encoded by the coding sequence ATGCTGAGCTGTCGGGCTTTCCACGCTTCACGTCTGTGCCAGCAGCCTGTGTACACATTGTGGCCTGTTCCACACACAGTCTTTGAGCCATTTGAATGCAACAGGTGGCAACAGGTGGAAGAAGCGAGAAAGAGCATGAACTTCATGAATCAAGTTCTTGAGGAGCTCGCCAAAGAATTTTGGGAGGAAAGACCAAGAAATCAGAGCATCAAACCTGATAACAATAAAGAAGGTAAAAGACAATCCGAGGGCCAGGTTGGAGATGGCTTTTTTCTGTCCCTGGATGTCCAGCGATTCTCCCCAGAAGAACTGAAGGTGAAAGTACTTGGAAGAAAAGTGCTGGTGACAGGAAAACATGAGAAGAAAAATGATGATGGGAGCGGCTGTTATAGCTACAAATATGAAGAGTTCAGGAGAGAATTTCAGCTGCCAGAAGATGTCGATGCTCAGGCACTTAACTGCTGTTTGTCACAGGACGGTCGGTtaaaggttcaagccccacgcctGGCACTGCCAGCTGTGAATGAACGAACCGTTCCCATCAACATCACCTCTGATACAACAACCACTCCCCGGCTAAATCCTGGCAAAGAGGCACAGAAACAGGAGAGTGGAAAGGATGAGGAGAACAAGAAAGAGGCTGAAACAAAAGAGAACTCTTAA
- the LOC137300115 gene encoding heat shock protein 30C-like — MLSCRAFHASRLCQQPVCTLWPVPHTVFEPFECNRWQQVEEARKSMNFLNRILEELAKEFWEERPRNQNNKPDDNEGDKRESEDKDGDDFSLSMDVQQFSPEELKVKVLGRKVLVTGKREKKSDDGSGCYSYKYEEFRREFQLPDDVDPQALNCCLSQDGRLKVQAPRLALPAVNERTVPISITSDPTATPQLKPGKEVQKQDNGMDEGNYNEAEMKGNV, encoded by the coding sequence ATGCTGAGCTGTCGGGCTTTCCACGCTTCACGTCTGTGCCAGCAGCCTGTGTGCACATTGTGGCCTGTTCCACACACAGTCTTTGAGCCATTTGAATGCAACAGGTGGCAACAGGTGGAAGAAGCGAGAAAGAGCATGAACTTCCTGAATCGAATTCTTGAGGAGCTCGCCAAAGAATTTTGGGAGGAAAGACCAAGAAATCAGAACAATAAACCTGATGACAATGAAGGAGATAAAAGAGAATCCGAGGACAAGGATGGAGATGACTTTTCTCTGTCCATGGATGTCCAGCAATTCTCTCCAGAAGAACTGAAGGTGAAGGTGCTTGGAAGAAAAGTGCTGGTGACAGGAAAACGTGAGAAGAAAAGTGATGATGGGAGCGGCTGTTACAGCTACAAATATGAAGAGTTCAGGAGAGAATTTCAGCTGCCAGATGATGTCGATCCTCAAGCACTTAACTGCTGTTTGTCACAGGACGGTCGGTtaaaggttcaagccccacgcctGGCATTGCCAGCTGTGAATGAACGAACCGTTCCCATCAGCATCACCTCTGATCCAACAGCAACCCCCCAGCTAAAACCTGGGAAAGAGGTACAGAAACAGGATAATGGAATGGATGAGGGGAATTACAATGAGGCTGAAATGAAAGGGAATGTATAA
- the LOC137300118 gene encoding heat shock protein beta-11-like codes for MLSCRAFHPSRLCHQPVYTLWPVPHTVFEPFECNRWQQVEEARKSMNFLNRVLEELAKEFWDESPRNQNNKPDDNEGDKRQSEDKDGDDFSLSLDVQRFSPEELKVKVLGRKVLVTGKHEKKSDDGSGCYSYKYEDFRREFQLPEDVDPQALNCCLSQDGRLKVQAPRLALPAVNERTVPINITSDTTTTPRLNPGVEAQTQESGENKTESEMNEDC; via the coding sequence ATGCTGAGCTGTCGGGCTTTCCACCCTTCACGTCTGTGCCATCAGCCTGTGTACACATTGTGGCCTGTTCCACACACAGTCTTTGAGCCGTTTGAATGCAACAGGTGGCAACAGGTGGAAGAAGCGAGAAAGAGCATGAACTTCCTGAATCGAGTTCTTGAGGAGCTCGCCAAAGAATTTTGGGACGAAAGTCCAAGAAATCAGAACAACAAACCTGATGACAATGAAGGAGATAAAAGACAATCCGAGGACAAGGATGGAGATGACTTTTCTCTGTCCCTGGATGTCCAGCGATTCTCCCCGGAAGAACTGAAGGTGAAAGTACTTGGAAGAAAAGTGCTGGTGACAGGAAAACATGAGAAGAAAAGTGATGATGGGAGCGGCTGTTACAGCTACAAATATGAAGACTTCAGGAGAGAATTTCAGCTGCCAGAAGATGTCGATCCTCAAGCACTTAACTGCTGTTTGTCACAGGACGGCCGGTtaaaggttcaagccccacgcctGGCACTGCCAGCTGTGAATGAACGAACCGTTCCCATCAACATCACCTCTGATACAACAACCACTCCCCGGCTAAATCCTGGTGTAGAAGCACAGACACAGGAGAGTGGCGAGAACAAGACAGAGTCTGAAATGAATGAGGACTGTTGA
- the LOC137300119 gene encoding heat shock protein 30C-like, protein MLSCRAFHPSRLCQQPVYTLWPVPHTVFEPFECNRWQQVEEARKSMNFLNRVLEELAKEFWEERPRSQNNKPDDNEGDKRESEDKDGDDFFLSLDVQQFSPEELKVKVLGRKVLVTGKHEKKSDDGSGCYSYKYEEFRREFQLPEDVEPQALNCCLSHDGRLKVQAPRLALPAVNERTVPINITSDTTTTPRLNPGIEAQTQESGENKTEAEIKEDC, encoded by the coding sequence ATGCTGAGCTGTCGGGCTTTCCACCCTTCACGTCTGTGCCAGCAGCCTGTGTACACATTGTGGCCTGTTCCACACACAGTCTTTGAGCCGTTTGAATGCAACAGGTGGCAACAGGTGGAAGAAGCGAGAAAGAGCATGAATTTCCTGAATCGAGTTCTTGAGGAGCTCGCAAAAGAATTTTGGGAGGAAAGACCAAGAAGTCAGAACAACAAACCTGATGACAATGAAGGAGATAAAAGAGAATCCGAGGACAAGGATGGAGATGACTTTTTTCTGTCCCTGGATGTCCAGCAATTCTCCCCAGAAGAACTGAAGGTGAAAGTACTTGGAAGAAAAGTGCTGGTGACAGGAAAACATGAGAAGAAAAGTGATGATGGGAGCGGCTGTTACAGCTACAAATATGAAGAGTTCAGGAGAGAATTTCAGCTGCCAGAAGATGTCGAACCTCAAGCACTTAACTGCTGTTTGTCACATGACGGTCGGTtaaaggttcaagccccacgcctGGCACTGCCAGCTGTGAATGAACGAACCGTTCCCATCAACATCACCTCTGATACAACAACCACTCCCCGGCTAAATCCTGGCATTGAAGCACAGACACAGGAGAGTGGCGAGAACAAGACAGAGGCTGAAATAAAGGAGGACTGTTGA
- the LOC137300120 gene encoding heat shock protein 30C-like: MLSCRAFHPSRLCQQPVCTLWPVPHTVFEPFECNSWQQVEEARKSMNFLNRVLEELAKEFWEERPRSQNNKPDDNEGDKRQSEDKDGDDFSLSLDVQRFSPEELKVKVLGRKVLVTGKHEKKSDDGSGCYSYKYEEFRREFQLPEDVEPQALNCCLSQDGRLKVQAPRLALPAVNERTVPINITSDTTTTPRLNPGVEAQTQESGENKTEAEIKEDC; the protein is encoded by the coding sequence ATGCTGAGCTGTCGGGCTTTCCACCCTTCACGTCTGTGCCAGCAGCCTGTGTGCACATTGTGGCCTGTTCCACACACAGTCTTTGAGCCGTTTGAATGCAACAGTTGGCAACAGGTGGAAGAAGCGAGAAAGAGCATGAATTTCCTGAATCGAGTTCTTGAGGAGCTCGCCAAAGAATTTTGGGAGGAAAGACCAAGAAGTCAGAACAACAAACCTGATGACAATGAAGGAGATAAAAGACAATCCGAGGACAAGGATGGAGATGACTTTTCTCTGTCCCTGGATGTCCAGCGATTCTCCCCAGAAGAACTGAAGGTGAAAGTACTTGGAAGAAAAGTGCTGGTGACAGGAAAACATGAGAAGAAAAGTGATGATGGGAGCGGCTGTTACAGCTACAAATATGAAGAGTTCAGGAGAGAATTTCAGCTGCCAGAAGATGTCGAACCTCAAGCACTTAACTGCTGTTTGTCACAGGACGGTCGGTtaaaggttcaagccccacgcctGGCACTGCCAGCTGTGAATGAACGAACCGTTCCCATCAACATCACCTCTGATACAACAACCACTCCCCGGCTAAATCCTGGCGTAGAAGCACAGACACAGGAGAGTGGCGAGAACAAGACAGAGGCTGAAATAAAGGAGGACTGTTGA
- the LOC137300121 gene encoding heat shock protein 30C-like, which produces MLSCRAFHPKHLCQLPGLTLRPVPHSVFELLKDNMWKPVEEARKTMDWVHEQLLRELLEERSKNQDNRPDDYEESKTQSEGQDRDGFSLSLDVQRFAPEELMVKVLGRKVLVTGKHETKSDDGSGCYSYNYEELRREFQLPEDVDAQALNCCLSQDGQLKVQAPRLALPAVNEQTVPSNITSDTTITPRPNSGKEPQRQNSGKHEGNKKEAETKKDF; this is translated from the coding sequence ATGCTGAGCTGTCGGGCTTTCCACCCTAAACATCTGTGCCAGCTGCCTGGGCTCACGCTGAGACCTGTTCCACACAGTGTCTTTGAACTGCTCAAAGACAACATGTGGAAGCCAGTGGAAGAAGCGAGGAAGACCATGGATTGGGTCCATGAGCAGCTCTTAAGAGAATTGTTGGAGGAAAGATCAAAAAATCAGGACAACAGACCTGATGACTATGAAGAAAGTAAAACACAATCAGAGGGCCAGGATAGAGATGGCTTTTCTCTGTCCCTGGATGTCCAGCGATTCGCCCCAGAAGAACTGATGGTGAAAGTACTTGGAAGAAAAGTGCTGGTTACAGGAAAACATGAGACGAAAAGTGATGATGGGAGCGGCTGTTACAGCTACAACTATGAAGAGCTCAGGAGAGAATTTCAGCTGCCAGAAGATGTCGATGCTCAAGCACTTAACTGCTGTTTGTCACAGGACGGTCAGTtaaaggttcaagccccacgcctGGCACTACCAGCTGTGAATGAACAAACCGTCCCCAGCAACATCACCTCTGATACAACAATCACTCCCCGACCAAATTCTGGCAAAGAGCCACAGAGACAGAACAGTGGAAAGCATGAGGGAAACAAGAAAGAGGCCGAAACAAAAAAGGACTTTTAA
- the LOC137300122 gene encoding heat shock protein beta-11-like: MLSCRAFHASHLCQQPVCTLWPVPHTVFEPFECNRRQQVEEARKSMNFLNRVLEELTKEFWEESPRNQDNKPDDNEGDKRESEDKDGDDFSLSLDAQRFSPEELKVKVLGRKVLVTGKHEKKSDDGSGCYSYKYEEFRREFQLPEDVDAQALNCCLSQDGRLKVQAPRLALPAVNEQTVPINITSDTTTTPRLNPGVEAQTQESGENKTEAEIKEDC, translated from the coding sequence ATGCTGAGCTGTCGGGCTTTCCACGCTTCACATCTGTGCCAGCAGCCTGTGTGCACATTGTGGCCTGTTCCACACACAGTCTTTGAGCCATTTGAATGCAACAGGCGGCAACAGGTGGAAGAAGCGAGAAAGAGCATGAACTTCCTGAATCGAGTTCTTGAGGAGCTCACCAAAGAATTTTGGGAGGAAAGTCCAAGAAATCAGGACAACAAACCTGATGACAATGAAGGAGATAAAAGAGAATCCGAGGACAAGGATGGAGATGACTTTTCTCTGTCCCTGGATGCCCAGCGATTCTCCCCAGAAGAACTGAAGGTGAAAGTACTTGGAAGAAAAGTGCTGGTGACAGGAAAACATGAGAAGAAAAGTGATGATGGGAGCGGCTGTTACAGCTACAAATATGAAGAGTTCAGGAGAGAATTTCAGCTGCCAGAAGATGTCGATGCTCAAGCACTTAACTGCTGTTTGTCACAGGACGGTCGGTtaaaggttcaagccccacgcctGGCACTGCCAGCTGTGAATGAACAAACCGTTCCCATCAACATCACCTCTGATACAACAACCACTCCCCGGCTAAATCCTGGCGTAGAAGCACAGACACAGGAGAGTGGCGAGAACAAGACAGAGGCTGAAATAAAGGAGGACTGTTGA
- the LOC137300123 gene encoding heat shock protein 30C-like codes for MLSCRAFHASRLCQQPVHTLWPVPHTVLEPFECNRWQQVEEARKSMNFLNQVLVELAKEFREERSRNQNNKPDDNDGDKRKSKEKDGDDFSLSLDVQRFSPEELKVKVLGRKVLVTGKHETKSDDGSGCYSYKYEEFRREFQLPEDVDPQALNCCLSQDGRLKVQAPRLALPAVNERTVPINITSDTTTTPRLNRGVETHKQESGENKTEAEIKEDC; via the coding sequence ATGCTGAGCTGTCGGGCTTTCCACGCTTCACGTCTGTGCCAGCAGCCTGTGCACACATTGTGGCCTGTTCCACACACAGTCCTTGAGCCGTTTGAATGCAACAGGTGGCAACAGGTGGAAGAAGCAAGAAAGAGCATGAACTTCCTGAATCAAGTTCTTGTGGAGCTCGCCAAAGAATTTCGGGAGGAAAGGTCAAGAAATCAGAACAACAAACCTGATGACAATGACGGAGATAAAAGAAAATCCAAGGAAAAGGATGGTGATGACTTTTCTCTGTCTCTGGATGTCCAGCGATTCTCCCCAGAAGAACTGAAGGTGAAAGTACTTGGAAGAAAAGTGCTGGTGACAGGAAAACATGAGACGAAAAGTGATGATGGGAGCGGCTGTTACAGCTACAAATATGAAGAGTTCAGGAGAGAATTTCAGCTGCCAGAAGATGTCGATCCTCAAGCACTTAACTGCTGTTTGTCACAGGACGGTCGGTtaaaggttcaagccccacgcctGGCACTGCCAGCTGTGAATGAACGAACCGTTCCCATCAACATCACCTCTGATACAACAACCACTCCCCGGCTAAATCGTGGTGTAGAAACACACAAACAGGAGAGTGGCGAGAACAAGACAGAGGCTGAAATAAAGGAGGACTGTTGA
- the LOC137300124 gene encoding heat shock protein 30C-like yields the protein MLSCRAFHASRLCQQPVCTLWPVPHTVFEPFECNSWQQAEEARKSMNFLNRVLEELAKQFWEERPRSQNNKPDDHEGDKRESEDKDGDDFFLSLDVQQFSPEELKVKVLGRKVLVTGKHEKKSDDGSGCYSYKYEEFRREFQLPEDVDPQALNCCLSQDGRLKVQAPRLALPAVNEQTVPINITSDTTTTPRLNPGVEAQTQESGENKTEAEIKEDC from the coding sequence ATGCTGAGCTGTCGGGCTTTCCACGCTTCACGTCTGTGCCAGCAGCCTGTGTGCACATTGTGGCCTGTTCCACACACAGTCTTTGAGCCGTTTGAATGCAACAGCTGGCAACAGGCGGAAGAAGCGAGAAAGAGCATGAATTTCCTGAATCGAGTTCTTGAGGAGCTCGCAAAACAATTTTGGGAGGAAAGACCAAGAAGTCAGAACAACAAACCTGATGACCACGAAGGAGATAAAAGAGAATCCGAGGACAAGGATGGAGATGACTTTTTTCTGTCCCTGGATGTCCAGCAATTCTCCCCAGAAGAACTGAAGGTGAAAGTACTTGGAAGAAAAGTGCTGGTAACAGGAAAACATGAGAAGAAAAGTGATGATGGGAGCGGCTGTTACAGCTACAAATATGAAGAGTTCAGGAGAGAATTTCAGCTGCCAGAAGATGTCGATCCTCAAGCACTTAACTGCTGTTTGTCACAGGACGGTCGGTtaaaggttcaagccccacgcctGGCACTGCCAGCTGTGAATGAACAAACCGTTCCCATCAACATCACCTCTGATACAACAACCACTCCCCGGCTAAATCCTGGCGTAGAAGCACAGACACAGGAGAGTGGCGAGAACAAGACAGAGGCTGAAATAAAGGAGGACTGTTGA